GGGCGATGGCGGTCACGTCCGTGACATTGGGGGATAGCTTGACAATGACCGGCTTCCGCGTTCTGGCCCGGACCTTTCCCACGAGCCGGGCGGCCATCATGGGATCCACGCCGAAAGCGATGCCGCCGGCGGAAACATTGGGGCACGAGATGTTCACCTCTATGCCGGCCACGTCCTCCACATTGTCGATCCGGGCGGCCAGTCTTTCGTATTCTTCACTGGTTTTACCGTAGATGTTCAAGACCAGCGGCGGCGCCAGCTTGGTGAGTTCGGGGAGCTTGTCCTGGAAAAAGGCCTCGATGCCCATGTTTTCCAAACCGATGGCGTTAAGCATGCCGCAGGGAGTCTCCACCACGCGGGGCGGAGGATTGCCGGGGGAAGGCTCCAGAGACAACCCTTTGACAATGACGCCGCCCAGGCGATTCAAATCCATGAGGGAGGCGAACTCCGTAGCGTACCCGAAGGTGCCGGAGGCTGTCATAACAGGGTTATCCAGAAATACTCCGCCCAGTTCCACTCCTAATGCGGGCTTGTCGCTCATCCAACTACTCCTTGGTCATCTTTTTGGCCACCGCCCTGATCCTGGCTTCCAGATTCAACAAATAAGCAGGTTCGGGCTGCTTTGGAAAAGGTTCGTCATCGTACTCTTTTTTCCGAACTTCCGCCATAACTTTTTTCTCATCCATATCATGCTCTTGGAGAAGATCCCAGACCCAGTTCTTGAATTCCTCGCATTGGTCCATGACTCTTTTGAGATATTGTTCGGCGTCCTCTCCCGTATAGGCGAAAATGTGGCCGAGCA
The sequence above is drawn from the Desulfatibacillum aliphaticivorans DSM 15576 genome and encodes:
- a CDS encoding dihydroorotate dehydrogenase, with the translated sequence MSDKPALGVELGGVFLDNPVMTASGTFGYATEFASLMDLNRLGGVIVKGLSLEPSPGNPPPRVVETPCGMLNAIGLENMGIEAFFQDKLPELTKLAPPLVLNIYGKTSEEYERLAARIDNVEDVAGIEVNISCPNVSAGGIAFGVDPMMAARLVGKVRARTRKPVIVKLSPNVTDVTAIARAVEDAGADAISLINTLTGMAIDLDARRPVLANITGGLSGPAIKPVALRMVWQVAKVVKVPVIGIGGIMNARDALEFLMAGASAIQVGTANFVDPASPVKILEGIEAYFMENQIKDISDFIGCLEV